From the Nitrospira sp. genome, one window contains:
- a CDS encoding transglutaminase family protein — translation MFVNESQIRALIRLLGDEDERIVKTISGKLIDYGDSAVPLLQEAEIEQPEMADRIVTVLEEIRGTKLEEDFRDLIAFPDEQVDLERGAFLLARYAYPSLDIQAYQRQLDRMAQDVREQIGSRVSGEETVKALNRYLFTEAGFKGNTKNYYEVENSYLNCVIDRRTGIPISLSTVYLLIGRRLQLPVHGIGMPGHFLVKFDSDRYKIFIDCFNGGALLTEKNCARFLTEAGYGFEDRFLQKSPTRAILARMIKNLLAIYSKLDEPLKKYRLPRFIEILGCEQREEGL, via the coding sequence ATGTTCGTAAACGAAAGCCAAATCCGCGCATTGATCCGGCTCCTCGGCGACGAGGATGAACGCATCGTCAAGACGATCAGCGGGAAGCTGATCGACTATGGCGACTCTGCCGTGCCGCTTCTGCAGGAAGCCGAAATTGAACAGCCGGAGATGGCCGACCGGATCGTGACCGTGCTGGAAGAGATTCGCGGAACGAAGCTGGAGGAAGACTTCCGGGACCTGATCGCCTTCCCCGACGAGCAGGTGGATCTTGAGCGCGGCGCCTTTCTCCTCGCGCGGTATGCCTATCCCTCCTTGGACATCCAGGCCTATCAACGGCAGCTGGATCGCATGGCGCAAGATGTCCGTGAACAGATCGGGTCGCGGGTGTCGGGTGAGGAGACGGTCAAGGCGCTCAACCGCTACCTCTTTACCGAAGCTGGGTTCAAAGGGAATACCAAGAACTATTATGAGGTCGAGAACAGTTACCTGAACTGTGTGATCGATCGTCGGACAGGTATTCCTATCAGCCTTTCGACGGTATATCTGTTGATCGGCCGTCGCTTGCAACTGCCGGTGCATGGCATCGGAATGCCGGGTCACTTCCTCGTCAAGTTCGATTCAGACCGGTACAAAATCTTCATCGATTGTTTCAACGGCGGCGCACTCCTGACCGAGAAGAATTGCGCCCGGTTCCTCACCGAGGCCGGTTATGGATTTGAAGACCGGTTCCTGCAGAAGAGTCCCACCAGGGCGATCCTCGCCCGCATGATCAAGAATCTCCTAGCGATCTACAGTAAGCTGGATGAGCCGCTGAAAAAGTATCGCCTGCCCAGATTCATTGAGATCCTCGGTTGCGAACAGCGCGAAGAAGGACTCTAA
- a CDS encoding ABC transporter permease, translating into MKEYWQEIRALTMRWVRRLSREKFSMLFTLVQPMLFWLIFFGNLFQRAADMQVTQSSSYISFLTAGVVVMTVLNNGLAGGVDLLFDKENGFLERLMSTPIHRTSVILSRFIFVTTITSLQVLVILGVAWLFGVQPVTGLLGVATILLIGMMFGVGLTAISMAMAFSVKSHGDFFSVLGFLSLPMIFLSSALVPLAAMPGWMGFLAQFNPMTWAIDAVRPLILQGWAEALPHVGMVIGVMVLFDALCLYGGARAFRRAIG; encoded by the coding sequence ATGAAAGAATATTGGCAAGAAATCCGGGCGTTGACCATGCGGTGGGTGCGGCGGCTGAGCCGTGAAAAGTTCAGCATGCTCTTCACGTTGGTCCAGCCCATGTTGTTCTGGTTGATCTTCTTCGGCAACTTGTTTCAACGCGCTGCCGACATGCAGGTGACCCAGTCATCGAGCTATATCAGCTTTCTCACCGCCGGCGTCGTGGTGATGACGGTGCTCAATAACGGTTTGGCCGGTGGGGTCGATCTGCTCTTTGATAAGGAGAATGGCTTTCTGGAACGGCTGATGTCCACGCCGATTCACCGGACGTCGGTCATCCTGAGCCGGTTCATTTTCGTGACGACCATCACCTCATTGCAGGTCTTAGTCATTCTCGGCGTGGCCTGGCTGTTCGGCGTGCAGCCCGTAACCGGCTTGCTGGGGGTGGCGACAATCTTATTGATCGGCATGATGTTCGGAGTCGGCTTAACAGCCATCTCCATGGCAATGGCGTTTTCCGTCAAAAGCCACGGCGATTTCTTTTCAGTGCTCGGGTTTCTCTCCCTGCCGATGATTTTCTTGAGTTCGGCGCTGGTCCCGTTGGCGGCCATGCCGGGCTGGATGGGCTTTCTCGCACAATTTAATCCGATGACCTGGGCCATCGATGCCGTGCGGCCCTTGATTCTTCAGGGCTGGGCCGAAGCCTTGCCCCATGTTGGCATGGTCATCGGCGTGATGGTGCTGTTCGACGCCCTCTGCCTGTACGGTGGCGCGCGAGCCTTCCGGCGGGCGATCGGGTAG
- a CDS encoding ATP-binding cassette domain-containing protein, whose amino-acid sequence MARPVAIDVSHLGKTYDKLRAVDDLSFQVYTGEIFGLLGPNGAGKSTTLRILITLLTPTSGSATIFGLDSVKDADRVRQTIGYVPQERAIDRFLTGREHLELLADLYHLSPEQATTRIPQLLKLVELEQQADRPAKTYSGGMKRKLDIACGLLPDPKILFLDEPTLGLDVQSRLRIWDHVRAMRERGITVVMTTNYLDEADQLCDRIAIIDGGRIKALGAPTELKAGLGGDLVSLTVREHDRVEKLAVAVKNLPAIRAVTATATGLDIRVDSPEKALPAILEAANRLTCQLEFIDYHRPRLDDVFIAHTGRSIKDDQPKTEDV is encoded by the coding sequence ATGGCTCGTCCGGTCGCCATAGACGTGTCGCATCTCGGCAAAACCTATGACAAGCTCCGCGCCGTCGACGACCTGTCCTTTCAGGTGTATACCGGCGAGATCTTCGGCCTGCTTGGTCCGAACGGGGCCGGCAAGAGCACCACGCTGCGGATTCTGATTACCCTGCTCACCCCGACGTCCGGATCGGCCACCATCTTCGGGCTCGATTCCGTCAAGGATGCCGACCGCGTCCGACAGACGATCGGGTACGTGCCGCAGGAGCGGGCCATCGATCGATTTCTCACCGGGCGGGAGCATCTGGAGTTGCTGGCCGACTTGTATCATTTGTCCCCCGAGCAAGCCACGACACGCATTCCCCAGCTGCTGAAACTCGTCGAGCTGGAACAGCAAGCCGATCGGCCTGCGAAGACCTATTCTGGCGGCATGAAACGAAAGCTGGATATCGCCTGCGGTCTGTTGCCAGACCCCAAGATCCTGTTCCTGGATGAGCCGACCCTGGGGTTAGATGTCCAAAGCCGGTTGCGCATCTGGGACCATGTGCGGGCGATGCGTGAACGGGGCATCACCGTCGTGATGACGACCAACTATCTGGATGAGGCCGATCAGTTGTGCGACCGGATTGCCATCATTGACGGAGGACGGATTAAGGCCCTGGGGGCTCCCACTGAATTGAAGGCCGGGTTGGGCGGAGATCTGGTGTCGCTGACGGTGCGGGAGCACGATCGGGTGGAAAAACTGGCGGTTGCCGTGAAGAATCTTCCGGCTATCCGAGCGGTGACGGCGACGGCGACCGGCCTGGATATTCGAGTCGACTCCCCCGAGAAGGCGTTGCCTGCGATTCTTGAGGCAGCCAACCGCCTGACCTGCCAGCTGGAATTCATCGACTATCACCGGCCGCGGCTGGATGATGTGTTTATCGCGCACACCGGCCGGTCCATCAAGGATGACCAGCCCAAAACAGAAGACGTGTAA
- a CDS encoding LON peptidase substrate-binding domain-containing protein has translation MFLEPEREQSNREVAGKSQPFPIPDRIPLFPLPNVVFFPKTYLPLHVFEPRYRQMVADAAAGGQCIGMALLKEGWEEQYDGNPPIFSMGCVGRLASVQALPDGRSNILLQGLDRYEIQEEFFDKSYREARITLKPRGGPASLEPVLRRYLMDVLGEYLKADEEASSLHSLIRPDVNDEVFVNSLSTYLDCTPLEKQFLLEAEHVAQQARRLSDLIQFKLAERRSAGGWG, from the coding sequence ATGTTTCTTGAGCCTGAACGCGAACAATCAAACCGGGAGGTGGCGGGAAAATCCCAGCCCTTTCCCATCCCGGATCGTATTCCTCTGTTCCCGCTTCCCAATGTGGTGTTCTTCCCCAAAACCTACCTGCCCTTGCATGTCTTCGAGCCGCGATACCGCCAAATGGTAGCGGATGCGGCAGCGGGAGGGCAATGTATCGGCATGGCGCTCTTGAAAGAAGGATGGGAGGAGCAATACGACGGCAATCCTCCGATTTTTTCCATGGGCTGTGTGGGACGATTGGCCAGTGTGCAGGCCCTGCCCGACGGACGTTCGAACATTCTCCTCCAAGGGCTGGATCGGTACGAAATTCAGGAAGAGTTTTTTGACAAAAGCTACCGCGAAGCCCGCATTACGCTGAAGCCGAGAGGCGGTCCCGCCTCGCTGGAGCCGGTGTTGCGCCGATATCTGATGGATGTGCTCGGTGAATATCTCAAAGCAGACGAAGAGGCCTCGTCGCTGCATAGTTTGATTCGGCCCGACGTCAACGACGAAGTCTTTGTGAACTCCCTCTCCACCTACTTGGACTGTACTCCGCTGGAAAAACAATTCTTGCTGGAGGCGGAGCATGTGGCGCAGCAGGCGCGCCGTCTGAGTGATCTGATCCAATTCAAACTGGCGGAGCGGCGGAGCGCCGGAGGCTGGGGATAA
- a CDS encoding carotenoid 1,2-hydratase translates to MDTPSSAFDLATSGYQYQFPRDHGAHERFRTEWWYYTGHLTSSAGRRFGFQLTFFRRGVPPDQVRTLPSQWSIQHLYLAHLALTDLENGQFLYADKLSRAGLGKAGADMGRLHVWIDRWSLSIEEASPLRHRLQAATDTFAIDLALTSAKPLVVHGQNGVSRKGPAPGQASHYYSLTRLAAEGHIRLGTDTFAVTGLSWMDHEFGSADLPENVVGWDWFSLQLSDSTELMWYVLRHADGSPDPVSGGTLILADGRTRSLALRDVTIEPLSHWTSTRSGGRYPQRWRLTAPSLGIDLEVASLLADQELDTIRSTRVTYWEGAVSASGRAGGTPVTGNGYVEMTGYAERVTPKL, encoded by the coding sequence ATGGATACGCCCTCAAGTGCCTTCGATCTCGCCACGTCGGGATACCAGTATCAATTCCCCCGGGATCACGGCGCCCACGAGCGTTTCCGCACCGAATGGTGGTATTACACCGGGCATCTGACCAGTTCAGCCGGGCGACGGTTTGGGTTCCAACTGACATTTTTCCGGCGCGGCGTCCCTCCTGACCAGGTCCGCACTCTGCCCTCCCAATGGTCCATCCAGCACCTGTACCTGGCGCACCTCGCTCTGACCGACTTGGAGAACGGACAATTCCTCTATGCCGACAAACTCAGCCGCGCAGGACTCGGCAAGGCCGGAGCCGATATGGGCCGTTTGCATGTGTGGATCGACCGCTGGTCTCTGTCGATTGAAGAGGCGTCTCCGCTACGACACCGCCTGCAAGCCGCGACGGACACCTTTGCGATCGACTTGGCACTCACATCGGCGAAGCCGTTGGTCGTGCATGGCCAGAACGGAGTGAGCCGCAAAGGCCCGGCTCCAGGGCAAGCCTCGCACTACTATTCACTGACTCGTCTCGCCGCCGAAGGCCACATTCGCCTGGGCACCGACACCTTCGCCGTCACCGGCCTGAGCTGGATGGATCATGAGTTCGGCTCCGCCGATCTGCCGGAGAATGTGGTGGGATGGGACTGGTTCAGCCTGCAACTGAGCGACTCGACGGAACTGATGTGGTATGTCCTCCGGCACGCCGATGGCTCACCAGACCCCGTTTCCGGAGGGACCCTCATCCTGGCCGACGGCCGGACCCGGTCTCTGGCGCTCCGGGATGTGACCATTGAGCCCCTTTCGCATTGGACCAGTACCAGATCCGGCGGGCGATACCCTCAACGCTGGCGACTGACGGCACCCTCACTCGGCATAGACCTGGAAGTGGCATCACTACTGGCCGATCAGGAGTTGGATACGATCCGCAGCACGCGGGTCACGTACTGGGAAGGAGCCGTCTCTGCCTCGGGCCGGGCAGGCGGAACGCCCGTCACCGGCAATGGATACGTGGAAATGACCGGCTATGCCGAACGTGTGACGCCGAAATTGTGA
- a CDS encoding histidine phosphatase family protein, giving the protein MPRLLLIRHGETDWNRSGQVMGNQPIPLNPTGEQQAHACADLLAQTPIAGIFTSPVLRAVQTADILSQAQATRPQHLAGLSEIGVGDWLNRYWKDFAEDPAKQEWYTHPHRARPVGGETLREVQERAVAAVEEALQQAREATYLIVSHGDVIRALLAHYLRLDLGVLRHVRIDHAGVSGLELSGAATHLLFLNHRPGLDRLA; this is encoded by the coding sequence ATGCCGCGACTGCTGCTCATTCGCCATGGAGAAACCGACTGGAATCGATCCGGTCAGGTGATGGGGAACCAGCCGATTCCACTCAACCCCACCGGGGAACAGCAGGCCCATGCTTGCGCCGACTTGCTGGCGCAGACCCCGATCGCCGGAATCTTCACCAGCCCGGTATTACGCGCGGTGCAAACGGCCGACATCCTCAGCCAGGCACAGGCAACCCGGCCTCAGCACCTAGCCGGGTTGAGTGAGATCGGCGTGGGCGATTGGCTCAATCGCTATTGGAAGGACTTTGCTGAGGATCCGGCCAAGCAAGAGTGGTACACGCACCCACACCGCGCCCGACCAGTAGGCGGTGAAACCTTGCGGGAAGTCCAGGAGCGGGCGGTAGCCGCCGTCGAAGAGGCGCTGCAACAGGCGCGGGAGGCCACCTATCTCATCGTGTCTCACGGCGACGTCATCCGGGCACTGCTTGCCCATTACCTCAGGCTCGACCTGGGCGTCCTCCGTCACGTGCGGATCGACCACGCGGGGGTCAGCGGGCTGGAACTGAGCGGCGCCGCCACACACCTGCTGTTCTTGAACCATCGCCCAGGCCTGGACAGACTGGCCTGA
- a CDS encoding methyltransferase domain-containing protein encodes MDIAKVERVYTSYSGVYDHIFGKIFHESREACVRNLRIRPEENILEVGVGTGIALEYYPKNCNITGIDLSSGMLAKARQRQSHYHLDHVRLMLMDAGKMEFPDDTFDTVMAAYVVTAVPDYRKVVNEMIRVCKPGGRIIMLNHFSNGNKVIAAVEKVISPLCKHIGFRTDLSLNTVLEGTELHVTRKEKVNPLKFWHLVECVNRKGVNGNGNGTAHINGNGNGKHGHVS; translated from the coding sequence ATGGATATCGCCAAAGTCGAGCGAGTGTACACCAGTTATTCCGGCGTCTACGATCACATTTTCGGCAAAATTTTCCACGAGTCGCGCGAAGCCTGTGTGCGCAACCTGAGAATCCGGCCGGAAGAAAATATTCTGGAAGTCGGCGTTGGAACGGGGATCGCTCTCGAATACTACCCGAAGAACTGCAACATCACTGGCATCGACCTCTCCTCCGGCATGCTCGCCAAAGCCCGGCAGCGACAGTCACACTATCATCTCGACCATGTGCGGCTGATGCTCATGGACGCCGGGAAGATGGAATTCCCCGACGACACCTTCGACACGGTCATGGCGGCGTACGTCGTGACGGCGGTTCCGGACTACCGTAAGGTAGTCAACGAAATGATTCGGGTGTGTAAACCCGGTGGCCGCATCATCATGCTGAATCACTTCAGCAACGGAAACAAAGTGATCGCGGCTGTCGAAAAGGTCATCTCTCCCCTCTGTAAACACATTGGCTTCCGTACCGATCTCTCCCTGAACACCGTGCTGGAAGGCACCGAACTCCATGTGACCAGGAAAGAAAAGGTCAACCCCCTGAAGTTCTGGCACCTGGTGGAATGTGTCAACCGGAAGGGTGTGAATGGGAATGGCAACGGGACGGCTCACATCAATGGGAATGGGAACGGCAAGCACGGCCACGTCAGCTAA
- a CDS encoding ABC transporter ATP-binding protein, which produces MASVAIRAEGLSKHYRLGAGIQHNTLRDQLMHRLKSLTRWGARQSENDPSFWALKDISFDVHHGEVLGIIGHNGAGKSTLLKILSRITQPTKGTADIYGRVSSLLEVGTGFHSELTGRENIFLNAAMLGMRREEVRRKFDEIVAFSGVEDFIDTPVKRYSSGMYVRLAFAVAAHLEPEILIVDEVLAVGDASFQQKCLGKMEEVSRSGRTVLIVSHNMTIIEGLCERAILLEKGRIARMGKTHTVVEGYADAIRSQANTAIEGREDRVGLGEILVTNIELLDRERHAVAAAITGRDVIIRMHYRCAEHKEFQNCRVSVSVNGRKGQDLFVLSTDIVDPTPLTLSGTGYVDFIVPELPLTGGAYFLQSYIESNGHAQDWIKNVMPFPVLDADYYGTGNLCPPGWEANGVLIDYRWESSDGRGILALPVRARRNR; this is translated from the coding sequence ATGGCGAGCGTGGCGATTCGAGCAGAGGGATTGTCGAAGCACTACCGGCTAGGGGCTGGTATTCAGCACAATACCCTCCGCGATCAGCTGATGCATCGCCTGAAATCCCTGACGCGCTGGGGAGCACGTCAGTCCGAGAATGACCCCTCGTTCTGGGCTTTGAAGGATATCTCCTTCGACGTGCATCACGGTGAAGTCCTCGGCATCATCGGGCACAACGGCGCCGGGAAAAGCACCTTGCTCAAGATTCTCTCCCGCATCACGCAACCCACAAAAGGGACGGCCGATATTTACGGGCGCGTAAGTTCGTTGCTCGAAGTGGGAACGGGGTTTCACTCCGAACTGACGGGCCGGGAGAACATTTTTTTAAACGCGGCGATGTTGGGAATGCGGCGCGAAGAGGTTCGGAGAAAATTTGATGAGATTGTCGCGTTCTCCGGGGTGGAAGACTTTATCGACACGCCGGTCAAGCGCTACTCCAGCGGCATGTATGTGCGCTTGGCCTTCGCCGTGGCGGCGCATCTCGAACCGGAGATTTTGATTGTGGATGAAGTGCTGGCGGTCGGCGACGCCAGCTTTCAACAAAAGTGCCTGGGGAAAATGGAAGAGGTCAGCCGAAGCGGCCGCACCGTCCTGATCGTCAGCCACAACATGACGATCATCGAAGGACTCTGCGAGCGAGCGATTCTCCTGGAGAAGGGCCGGATTGCGCGAATGGGGAAGACGCATACCGTAGTAGAGGGCTACGCGGATGCCATTCGCAGTCAGGCCAATACCGCCATCGAGGGGCGTGAGGATCGTGTCGGTCTGGGAGAAATCCTCGTCACCAATATTGAATTGTTGGACCGTGAGCGGCATGCAGTGGCCGCGGCGATTACGGGTCGGGACGTCATCATCCGGATGCACTATCGTTGCGCGGAACACAAGGAGTTTCAAAACTGCCGCGTGAGTGTCTCCGTCAACGGCCGCAAAGGGCAGGATTTGTTTGTGTTGTCGACCGACATCGTGGACCCGACGCCGCTGACGTTAAGCGGAACCGGCTACGTAGACTTCATCGTGCCGGAACTGCCCTTGACGGGAGGCGCCTATTTTCTCCAGTCCTATATTGAATCTAACGGGCATGCACAGGATTGGATCAAGAACGTCATGCCGTTTCCCGTGCTCGACGCCGACTACTACGGAACAGGCAATCTCTGTCCCCCCGGCTGGGAGGCCAACGGCGTCTTGATCGATTATCGCTGGGAGTCCAGCGATGGTCGAGGCATCTTGGCATTACCTGTTCGGGCCAGAAGAAATCGATAA
- a CDS encoding ABC transporter permease — protein sequence MSGLRVNQMHSAVLPHVRIQPAKGLLELDLAGLWQYRELIHILVWRDVAVRYKQKVLGVAWAMFQPVATMLIFTVVFSVMGKIPSDGFPYSVFLYAGLLPWFYISQALSRGGTSLVGEAPLISKVYFPRLILPLSATIAPLVDLLLAFIAFLGLMAWFEVVPTWHILFLPLFAGLGATIAFAAGLWISALYVRYRDVGHILPMFIQLWMFVSPILYPVSKVPESWRAIYALNPVVSVVEGFRWALIPGFQVDFSMFLPSLLIVAVTLVGGLIYFRSMERTFADVI from the coding sequence ATGTCTGGGTTGAGAGTTAATCAAATGCATTCAGCGGTGTTGCCGCATGTGCGTATTCAGCCCGCCAAGGGCCTGTTGGAACTCGACCTCGCCGGGCTGTGGCAGTATCGGGAACTGATTCACATTCTGGTTTGGCGCGATGTCGCGGTGCGATACAAGCAAAAGGTCCTCGGAGTGGCATGGGCGATGTTTCAACCCGTTGCCACCATGCTGATTTTTACGGTGGTCTTCAGCGTGATGGGAAAAATTCCTTCAGATGGTTTTCCGTACTCGGTGTTTCTGTATGCCGGTCTGCTGCCTTGGTTTTATATTTCGCAGGCGCTGAGTCGGGGCGGGACCAGCTTGGTGGGGGAGGCGCCGCTCATCAGCAAAGTGTATTTCCCGCGCCTGATTCTGCCCCTTTCCGCAACGATCGCCCCCCTTGTTGACCTATTGTTGGCGTTTATTGCATTTCTGGGGCTGATGGCCTGGTTTGAAGTTGTGCCGACGTGGCACATTCTCTTCCTGCCGTTGTTTGCCGGTCTCGGCGCCACAATCGCCTTTGCGGCCGGATTGTGGATCTCTGCGCTCTACGTCCGGTATCGGGATGTCGGGCATATCTTGCCGATGTTCATTCAACTGTGGATGTTCGTGTCTCCCATACTGTATCCCGTCAGCAAAGTTCCCGAGTCCTGGCGAGCGATCTATGCGCTGAACCCGGTCGTGAGTGTCGTCGAGGGATTTCGATGGGCGCTGATTCCCGGCTTTCAGGTCGATTTTTCTATGTTCCTGCCAAGTCTCCTCATCGTGGCGGTCACCCTTGTGGGAGGGCTGATCTATTTTCGCTCCATGGAACGCACGTTTGCGGATGTGATCTGA
- a CDS encoding DUF1499 domain-containing protein, with protein MKVLAPCPSSPNCVSTQAVDEAHGIAPYRFQNSVDVAKATLKTIVAGLPRAILVEETAVSLRYEFTSFLLRFVDDVDFVFDGESKTIHFRSASRVGYSDLGVNRRRMEEIRTLSEGRL; from the coding sequence ATGAAAGTATTGGCCCCTTGCCCTTCCAGCCCGAATTGCGTGTCCACGCAGGCAGTTGATGAGGCCCACGGAATCGCACCCTATCGGTTTCAAAACAGTGTCGACGTGGCCAAGGCCACATTGAAAACCATTGTGGCCGGGCTGCCTCGGGCCATCCTCGTCGAGGAAACCGCAGTCTCCCTTCGATATGAATTCACCAGTTTTCTGCTGCGATTCGTAGATGACGTGGATTTTGTGTTTGATGGAGAGAGCAAGACCATCCACTTTCGGTCGGCTTCCAGAGTCGGATACAGCGACTTGGGCGTCAATCGTCGGCGCATGGAGGAGATTCGCACGTTGAGTGAGGGCCGGCTATAG
- a CDS encoding acyltransferase, whose protein sequence is MDVTSLWPAVGVMLLALGTAMLLPPVHSRQGSVTPRYTSLDGLRGYLALAVFVSHSSIWYFYLRSGVWDVPPSNVYTQLGQSSVTVFFMITGCLFWSKLLDGRAQPIDWSRLYLSRLLRLAPLYLVAVASVMLVSFGHAGFALQEAPKIVAGQMAAWLMFTIPGISPINGFVDTIPLAGAVWSLPYEWLFYACLPIGAFCLRASTPVIWLVVSAAAVSILTMVMPDVRMPMLYAFAGGIAAASLARIPAVRAMLARGVWGAIAMASVAITLFLFPTAYTLSAILLLSGAFLIIACGNSLYGMLEWPASVALGEMAYSLYLLHSLVLFVAYRVVLAKWAASLSAVEHWTVVLLLVPLLILLCFATFRLIEKPAMDAVPRWHAWLMARRS, encoded by the coding sequence ATGGACGTGACCAGTCTCTGGCCCGCGGTGGGAGTGATGTTGCTCGCGCTTGGAACGGCGATGCTCCTGCCACCAGTCCATTCCCGTCAAGGCTCTGTGACTCCGCGCTACACCTCTCTTGACGGCCTCCGCGGATATTTGGCGCTGGCGGTGTTCGTCAGCCATTCCTCCATCTGGTATTTCTATTTGCGTTCCGGTGTCTGGGATGTGCCACCCTCCAATGTGTATACCCAGCTTGGGCAAAGCAGTGTCACCGTCTTTTTCATGATCACCGGATGTCTATTCTGGTCCAAGCTCCTTGATGGACGCGCGCAGCCGATCGACTGGTCGCGGCTGTATCTGTCTCGCCTGCTTCGCCTGGCCCCGCTCTACCTCGTGGCGGTCGCCAGCGTCATGCTGGTGTCGTTCGGGCACGCAGGGTTTGCGCTGCAGGAAGCACCCAAGATCGTGGCGGGACAGATGGCAGCCTGGCTGATGTTTACGATTCCCGGCATCTCACCCATCAATGGATTTGTCGACACGATCCCGCTGGCCGGGGCGGTGTGGTCCTTGCCGTATGAATGGTTGTTCTATGCCTGTTTGCCCATCGGGGCATTCTGTCTGCGAGCCTCCACTCCGGTCATCTGGCTGGTGGTGAGTGCTGCGGCCGTGTCCATCCTCACGATGGTGATGCCCGACGTGCGGATGCCGATGCTGTATGCCTTCGCAGGGGGCATCGCCGCGGCAAGCCTGGCGCGCATTCCCGCCGTCCGGGCCATGCTTGCGCGCGGGGTGTGGGGAGCGATCGCAATGGCCAGCGTCGCCATTACGCTGTTCCTCTTTCCGACGGCCTATACCCTATCGGCCATCTTGCTCTTGTCAGGCGCCTTTCTGATCATTGCCTGTGGAAATTCCCTCTATGGAATGCTCGAATGGCCGGCCTCTGTCGCATTGGGAGAGATGGCGTACAGCCTCTACTTGTTGCATAGCCTGGTTCTCTTTGTCGCCTATCGGGTGGTGCTGGCAAAGTGGGCTGCCTCGCTCTCGGCAGTCGAACATTGGACGGTTGTCCTGTTGCTGGTGCCTCTTTTGATCCTCCTGTGTTTTGCGACATTTCGTCTGATAGAAAAGCCGGCCATGGATGCCGTACCACGCTGGCATGCGTGGCTAATGGCTCGCCGTTCCTAA
- a CDS encoding LL-diaminopimelate aminotransferase: MEVATRIKTLPPYLFAAIDKMKQEALARGVDIINLGIGDPDLPTPAPIIESLAQAARNPKHHQYPSYEGMLSFRKAVADWYRRRFNVILDPTHEVLTLIGSKEGIGHIHLAFVDPGDIVLVPSPGYPVYPVGTSFCGGVPHIMPLTKANGFLPDLNAIPKDVAKKAKLMWLNSPNNPTSVIMSTDYFKRVVDFAQEHQIIVCHDAAYSEIFYDGKRPASFLEVDGAKDVGVEFHSLSKTYNMTGWRIGFAVGNKDVLAGLGKVKSQLDSGVFEAIQAAGITALGLDDSVTDGLRKIYQERRDTLVPGLRKLGLEVDPPPAAFYIWVTVPKGYTSASFTAHLLEKAGIVTTPGNGFGAPGEGYIRMTVCTTKERLAEAVERIKKAGF, translated from the coding sequence ATCGAAGTCGCAACCCGCATCAAGACCTTGCCTCCCTATCTCTTTGCCGCCATCGACAAAATGAAGCAGGAGGCACTCGCGCGCGGGGTCGATATCATCAACCTGGGCATCGGAGATCCTGACCTACCGACGCCGGCTCCGATCATTGAGAGCCTGGCCCAAGCCGCACGTAACCCGAAACATCACCAATATCCCTCCTATGAGGGCATGCTCTCATTTCGCAAAGCCGTCGCCGATTGGTATCGCCGGCGGTTCAACGTGATCCTCGATCCGACACACGAAGTGCTCACCCTGATCGGCTCCAAAGAGGGCATCGGGCACATCCATCTCGCGTTCGTGGACCCGGGCGATATTGTGCTCGTGCCGAGCCCGGGCTATCCGGTGTACCCGGTCGGCACCAGCTTCTGCGGCGGCGTGCCCCATATCATGCCACTCACGAAAGCGAATGGCTTTCTTCCCGACCTGAACGCCATCCCCAAAGATGTCGCGAAAAAGGCCAAGTTGATGTGGCTGAATTCGCCGAATAACCCCACGTCGGTCATTATGAGCACGGACTACTTCAAACGCGTGGTGGACTTTGCCCAAGAACACCAGATCATCGTCTGCCATGACGCGGCCTACTCAGAAATTTTCTACGACGGCAAGCGGCCCGCCAGCTTCCTGGAAGTCGATGGAGCGAAAGACGTTGGCGTCGAATTCCATTCCCTCTCCAAAACCTACAACATGACCGGCTGGCGCATCGGATTTGCCGTCGGCAATAAGGACGTGCTGGCCGGACTCGGAAAGGTCAAGAGCCAGTTGGACTCGGGCGTCTTCGAGGCGATTCAGGCAGCCGGGATTACGGCCCTGGGATTGGATGATTCCGTCACCGATGGACTCCGCAAGATCTATCAGGAGCGCCGCGACACGTTAGTGCCGGGCTTGAGGAAACTGGGACTCGAAGTGGACCCGCCCCCTGCCGCGTTCTATATCTGGGTGACGGTACCGAAAGGATATACCTCGGCGTCATTCACCGCCCATCTGCTCGAGAAAGCCGGGATTGTCACCACGCCCGGCAATGGGTTCGGCGCGCCCGGTGAGGGGTACATTCGCATGACGGTCTGCACGACGAAAGAACGTTTGGCTGAAGCAGTGGAACGCATCAAGAAGGCCGGCTTTTAG